A genomic stretch from Petrimonas mucosa includes:
- a CDS encoding AAA domain-containing protein: protein MEYNKGDNIKVQISNITDIGAFVKLEGRASGMIHYSEVPCKFGQVSNYLAIGQEIEVVVLGPGKPDKYGNPRYNLSKKKIDEQAIREQVALDIDNLGGEEKSIREIWKIFTQINKCLLQYMKQPILLDANSARLNKADGKLVVKLNTESKFELFQKSFKQRFNTDLIPIGKDSWNFYANIDTIPSSSLKAFEEECECLYMNFFPQPYVEGRIWNYKKEHRENIESQLEDCFPNIVIVSNKKGELSFRQAYSSHSQARDFFIALRDILTEIKEGCTVEDEETGEEKEYEPIPFDFEIFPLEEQDKFLIERNVFGQQEHEAVVIGTLRGETFSCDGIEVGKLKNVNYPSLTFIIDKDNITAVDKLVSDKKLSKVSTDLTGDSEKVNRLQESFDFITENFEQLRNPMLASYLFDASKATPTDEKKVKSRIEQIKANQLNKHLNEWQIESIAKAVEAKDLAVIQGPPGTGKSTAIAELIWQLALTNPKDRTLLTSEANLAVDNALDRLKFSDHNIVKPIRIGAGDKFSSEGLPYAITEMMKWAGIDFSKNYILAEDNRAIEESDEYKLFNQDNIVLVRWMKNIINRSQIQDETIERAWFHFMLNLPMEFRKKVFNLYRNNCNVIGATCSSITEKNYAAIESQKEDVESRFMKRYKTVFMDDEHLAFDVVVQDEASKATPSELSMPLVYGTKSIIIGDHRQLPPNLDREDILYKLHYQALQSVDVEEKEQIIELEKFVRYHFDQLEKSHFERLFTQANDSIKGTFRKQYRMHPDINKVIEQFYTKDGGLECGFINEDYESEGTPFSRYHGINIEGLISPENHVIWIDTNSPEIAEGTSRTNRGEVDAIEWVLSQMASSDSFASYNDKFVNEEDKEIGLITFYGAQLRLLRQLQGKYSGKLTLKPSSVDRFQGMERNVVIVSLVRSNCIAENEKQAPDYRVYKDLGYRKQTDFGFAKSPNRLNVALSRAKRLLIIVGNSAHYSTYKNKEGEAIYKNVFDSIKNNPNGRIIHWEHKLMKKRPRPISKNRSANLNTRDINPETDGHLRVIETWLKPNANRINPKIAVLELSTKAVKCLIGKDQELIKNAKVDEFNFQNFIRNANKTETGKGLDAQNDMNLRYFERNVLPTIRNWKRVMMQEDVDVVYTVATAAYRTARNRDDIIAFIKEKTGINVRILSKKEESVSTMFAYLFSSRYKQQMLSSQHVIMIDQGGGSTEVSVFQNSDLVSSYSINLGTTALRNILFLDSDRDTPVSEALKRSDQKLKERLVVFYKNMGDAMTSETESFCISVGTAITHATGGKNNAAQHDRVMTREKIEACIETCTQAILDQFDTVEQLNEFDFEASGSSKRLDDQITMRLGLPMFLSLMDRFNIKEIHVSGTGLWYGIYLQHLHNIADN from the coding sequence ATGGAATATAACAAGGGAGATAACATAAAGGTTCAAATCTCTAATATCACTGATATTGGTGCATTTGTAAAACTTGAAGGTAGAGCGTCGGGCATGATTCATTATTCCGAGGTTCCGTGTAAGTTTGGGCAAGTTTCGAATTATCTTGCGATCGGACAGGAAATTGAAGTTGTTGTTCTTGGTCCAGGAAAGCCTGATAAATATGGCAATCCACGGTATAATCTTAGCAAGAAAAAAATTGATGAACAAGCGATAAGGGAACAAGTTGCCTTAGATATAGACAATTTGGGTGGAGAAGAAAAATCCATCAGAGAAATTTGGAAAATTTTCACTCAAATCAATAAATGTCTGCTTCAATACATGAAGCAGCCAATTTTGCTTGATGCTAATTCTGCGAGGCTTAACAAGGCAGATGGTAAATTGGTTGTAAAGCTAAATACAGAATCTAAGTTTGAGTTGTTTCAGAAATCGTTTAAGCAAAGATTCAATACTGATTTAATACCGATTGGTAAAGATTCTTGGAACTTTTATGCCAATATTGACACAATCCCTTCAAGTTCGTTAAAGGCTTTTGAAGAAGAATGTGAGTGTCTATATATGAATTTCTTTCCTCAGCCATATGTTGAGGGACGGATTTGGAATTATAAGAAGGAACATAGAGAAAATATTGAATCTCAGCTTGAAGACTGTTTTCCCAATATAGTTATTGTTTCTAATAAGAAAGGGGAATTGTCCTTTCGACAGGCTTATAGTTCTCATTCTCAGGCACGAGATTTTTTCATTGCGCTTCGTGATATCTTGACTGAGATTAAAGAAGGCTGTACTGTTGAAGATGAAGAAACCGGAGAGGAAAAAGAGTACGAACCAATACCCTTTGACTTTGAAATTTTCCCATTAGAGGAACAAGATAAGTTTTTAATTGAACGTAATGTTTTTGGGCAGCAAGAGCATGAAGCTGTTGTTATAGGAACACTTCGTGGTGAAACATTCAGTTGTGATGGCATTGAGGTTGGTAAACTGAAAAATGTAAACTATCCAAGTCTAACATTTATCATCGACAAGGATAATATTACCGCAGTTGACAAATTGGTCAGTGATAAGAAACTCTCTAAGGTGTCAACAGATTTGACGGGTGATTCCGAGAAAGTAAATCGATTACAGGAGTCCTTTGATTTTATTACAGAGAATTTCGAGCAGCTAAGAAATCCTATGCTTGCGAGCTATTTGTTTGATGCTAGTAAAGCGACTCCAACTGACGAAAAAAAAGTAAAGAGCAGAATTGAACAAATTAAAGCTAATCAGCTAAATAAACACTTAAACGAGTGGCAGATAGAATCAATTGCAAAGGCTGTCGAAGCAAAGGATTTAGCCGTAATACAGGGGCCTCCAGGAACAGGAAAATCAACTGCTATAGCTGAATTAATTTGGCAATTAGCATTGACAAATCCTAAAGATCGTACTCTGCTCACCTCAGAAGCGAACTTGGCAGTAGATAATGCATTAGACCGTTTGAAATTCTCTGATCATAACATTGTAAAGCCCATACGAATTGGCGCTGGTGATAAATTCTCGTCTGAAGGCTTACCATATGCAATCACAGAGATGATGAAATGGGCTGGTATTGATTTTTCCAAAAATTATATATTGGCAGAAGACAATCGAGCTATTGAAGAGTCTGATGAGTATAAACTATTTAATCAAGACAACATCGTCTTGGTTAGATGGATGAAGAATATCATTAATCGCTCACAGATTCAAGATGAGACAATAGAAAGAGCATGGTTTCATTTCATGCTCAATCTACCTATGGAGTTTCGTAAAAAGGTATTTAATCTTTATCGTAATAATTGTAATGTTATAGGAGCAACTTGTAGCTCCATCACTGAAAAGAACTATGCTGCTATAGAATCTCAGAAAGAAGATGTAGAAAGTCGTTTTATGAAACGATATAAAACCGTTTTTATGGACGATGAGCATTTAGCATTTGATGTGGTCGTTCAGGATGAAGCATCAAAAGCGACACCTTCAGAATTATCTATGCCTTTGGTTTATGGAACAAAGTCAATTATAATTGGAGATCATCGTCAACTTCCGCCAAATCTTGATAGAGAAGATATTCTATACAAGCTTCATTACCAAGCACTACAATCTGTTGATGTAGAAGAGAAAGAGCAAATTATCGAGTTGGAAAAATTTGTCAGGTATCATTTTGACCAACTCGAAAAATCGCACTTTGAACGCCTTTTTACTCAAGCGAACGATTCTATCAAGGGGACATTTAGAAAACAATATCGAATGCATCCTGATATAAATAAAGTTATTGAGCAATTTTACACAAAAGATGGCGGATTGGAATGTGGTTTTATTAATGAGGACTATGAGTCTGAAGGCACCCCGTTCTCACGTTATCACGGGATAAACATCGAGGGACTTATATCACCAGAGAATCATGTGATTTGGATTGATACTAATTCACCTGAAATTGCAGAAGGTACATCGCGAACAAACCGTGGTGAAGTGGATGCTATAGAATGGGTGTTGTCCCAGATGGCTTCGTCAGATTCATTTGCTTCTTACAATGATAAATTTGTAAATGAAGAGGACAAAGAGATAGGATTGATTACTTTCTATGGAGCTCAGTTAAGGTTATTAAGACAGCTGCAGGGGAAGTATTCAGGGAAACTGACATTAAAGCCAAGTTCTGTTGATAGATTCCAAGGTATGGAAAGGAATGTTGTAATTGTTTCTCTAGTAAGAAGTAATTGTATTGCAGAAAATGAGAAGCAGGCTCCAGACTATCGCGTTTATAAGGATTTGGGCTACAGAAAGCAAACGGACTTTGGCTTTGCAAAATCCCCCAATCGTCTGAATGTAGCTTTGTCTCGTGCCAAGCGTCTATTGATCATAGTGGGCAATAGTGCACATTATTCTACATACAAAAACAAAGAAGGAGAAGCTATTTATAAGAATGTCTTTGATAGCATCAAAAACAATCCGAATGGTAGAATAATTCATTGGGAACACAAACTAATGAAGAAACGCCCACGTCCTATTTCTAAGAACCGTTCAGCAAATCTCAACACTAGAGATATTAATCCTGAAACCGATGGACATCTTAGAGTGATTGAAACTTGGCTGAAACCAAATGCTAATAGGATAAATCCTAAAATAGCTGTCCTTGAACTTTCGACTAAGGCTGTGAAGTGTTTGATTGGTAAAGATCAGGAATTGATTAAAAATGCTAAAGTTGACGAATTTAACTTCCAAAACTTTATTAGAAATGCCAATAAAACAGAAACTGGTAAGGGCTTGGATGCTCAGAATGACATGAACTTACGTTATTTTGAGAGAAACGTTTTACCAACAATTCGTAATTGGAAACGAGTAATGATGCAGGAAGATGTTGATGTAGTTTATACTGTAGCAACTGCCGCATACCGTACAGCTCGTAATCGTGATGATATCATAGCATTTATAAAAGAGAAGACTGGCATTAATGTTCGTATTCTTTCTAAAAAAGAAGAATCGGTTTCCACTATGTTTGCTTATCTATTCAGTTCTAGGTATAAGCAACAAATGTTGTCTTCTCAACATGTTATTATGATTGATCAAGGTGGTGGATCTACTGAAGTGTCTGTATTCCAAAATAGTGACCTTGTTAGTTCATATAGTATAAATCTTGGTACTACGGCTTTACGTAATATTTTATTCTTGGATTCAGATAGAGATACTCCTGTTTCAGAAGCGTTAAAGCGTAGTGACCAGAAGTTGAAGGAACGATTGGTCGTATTCTACAAAAATATGGGGGATGCTATGACATCGGAAACTGAGAGTTTCTGTATTAGTGTAGGAACTGCTATTACGCATGCAACTGGTGGAAAGAATAATGCAGCCCAGCATGATAGAGTAATGACACGCGAAAAAATTGAAGCTTGTATTGAGACCTGCACTCAGGCTATTCTGGATCAATTCGATACAGTTGAACAACTGAATGAGTTTGACTTTGAAGCATCTGGAAGTAGTAAACGACTCGATGACCAAATAACAATGCGTTTAGGTTTGCCGATGTTCCTGTCACTAATGGATCGTTTCAATATTAAAGAAATTCATGTGAGTGGTACTGGACTTTGGTATGGGATTTATTTACAACATTTACATAACATAGCAGACAATTGA